agaataattaaaaagacTTTAACCTGTGGTGACACTGTGGATAACACTGAAGGCACCGCTGATAGTGCTGTGGTGACAGTGAGAGAGTGAGCATAACCGTGAGTaacaaaagatttttatttttttctttttgtaaataatttgtGCCAATGTGAAAATCAACCTACAGTATACTAACAGAAAACATAACTAGGCAATAAGAACAGTCACACTTAAAGTGACAATATGCAGGCCAGGTGTCTCAGGCgtgatgaatgtttttgttttgtttttttttttggtgaaaatcAAATTATCAGTAATCACAACCCTCCTacaataattcatttttaaaattattaaccGAGGCTTACTTTAGCTTTAAAATCCATTCGTTCTGTTAAAGTAAAAACCCAGGTGttccctgtgtgtgcatgttcagtAATTATGTGTTTAAGTCAAACCTGGTTCTTGTTGAGTTAGCAGATCCTCAGATTGACTTCTGGGACTCTCCATCTCAATATCCACAGCCATGGGTGACAGTGTCTCTATGGCAACAGATGGTGAGAGGCTGCATCTCTGCGATGGCTGAAAATAACGCTCAAAGTCCAATCCAGGAATTTCCTAAAGTTGCAAGGTAAAAATGTTTATCGcacaaagaaaagtgtttgGATCGAGCttcagatttgatttttttatggaTACCTCTGAGAACAGAATTCTGGTGAAGCCTTGAAGTTGAACTAACCTCAACAATAGAGCTGTCCAGTGTACAACAATCAGACCCTAGAGCCTCAACGTGGCCCTGCACAGTGGGAGGGGAGGAGATGGAAGGCTGGCTGGGACTCACACAGGGAGATAATGTGAAGCTCATAGATGATGGGGGTTCATGGGCCTTAGAGACGATGGAAGGTGTTTTGCACGGAGAGAGGGCGTGTcttggagagacagagagatcaACATTATCTGCTTCAGCTGGTTTGTCTTGCTCCTGAACAACAGAAATGGATGGAAGTGAATGAACAGGAAGGACAGGGTTGTCCTCCATAGAGACTGCTTCTGCTTGCTGTGCAGAGCTTCGCTCAGGCTGTGTGTCATCTGAAAGCACTTCCTTGacaggagagaaacaaagagagatgtTTACGTTGTCTTGTCTCCTTTTAGTGGACTGAGGAGTGCCATGCTGAGAATTTGGTGCTTGTGCTGGAGTTTGGTCATGAGTAATTTGCAGGCGGGCGGGAGTGAGAACGGGCTGAGCAGGAGAGGCAAGAGTCTGAACAGGGGTCTTTGCCAATGCAAGGGATCGTCGAGTGACTCGTCTGGGTGTGAGATAGTTAGAGCAAGGTGAGGCCtgaggcagcacggcagcactCAGACGGCTGGACCTCCTCTTTGAACCTATAGAGGCAACAATATGTATTAATTGGCTAGCAAGTAAAATCTAAAAGCTCAAGCAGCTGAGAAAAGTACACAAGCAAACTTTGATATGCATCACAAAGAGCAATTATTCACATTTTCCTCACCTGGTGGTTTAGCTGGGCTCTGCACCTGGAAGAAGCCTCCATCAAAGACCACAGTGTCTGGCATTTTGCTCTCTGCTTGGGGTTGTGGTTCTTTAGAATTCAGACTTGGGTCATCCTCACTTTTAGCAGCATTGTTTGCAGCTCTCgctgcctctgctgcctgcTTTTTGGCTTTCATGGCTGCTTTCACCGCAGCTAGGCGAgatttggctgctgctgtgtctcctgTTGGCTTGGCAGGTGCAGCTGATGGTCTCTGTCAAAGGAACAGGTTACATTTGTACTTTATCCTTCTTAACTTCACTATAAGCACTGATGATGCAGATCAAGTACTACTCAAACATGAAAATGGAAGCTGTATTTTGTAGTTACATGAGTAATCTGTGATCATATAGCCAAATTTGAAGTATATAATTAAAAATagaaccattaaaaaaaagaaaatggaaatgtgtaaCAGTGTTAATGAAGCTAAATGAACTTAAGCATTAATTTAGTATTCACCTTCACTACTTTCCTCAGCTGTGGTGGGGGCTTCTGCCCCTCCACCCAGCCCCTGCCCTCTGCTTCTTTGAGAGCCTCAAACTTCTTGTTGATGTCCTCTACCTGTAAAataccaatatatatatatatatagctgttaaatatttatatatatatggtatCTGAATAGAGTCTCATCCTTCCTATGAAAAAAACTTACCTGGAAATATACCATGTCCCAGAATCCCTGCAGGTCAGTGCAGGTGGTGATCTTCTCACCTCGGCCCAGCTCGCAGTCGTCCACCAAACCGCTAAACTGGTTAAAACGCTCCTTCATCAACAGCCTCGCTTGGCCGATTGCTGTACGCATTTTGTCTCTCACTAATCAGACATGATCAATAAAGACACTGAATTACAAGCGTTCTGTTGGGGGAGACTGACTACACTCCAAATGAAATACAGGTATGGAAGGTATACTCACTCTCTTCTGGAATGGACTCTTCCTCCACTTTGGACTCCCACTGGACACAGAGAGCTgtaagtctgtctgtctcattaGTAATTTCAGACCTGAGTTGTGGAAAAGcaaatgcatttaaaacattGAATTATCAGAACAATCAAGTGTGAAAGGTGACAATATATGACGAGaggaaaacaagatgaaacCTGAAGTATGGTACATCATGCTTTGATTCTAGGGGGCTGGCTGAAGTTGGAGGCACTGCTGTAGGAGATGTACAAAGTGGGGATCGGTGAGGGGATTTATAGAGAGAGGGTCCACTTGATTCAGACTGAGGTTCGTCATTGAAGACAGGAGGTGTTGGAAGACTGAAGGTTGTGCTGGGCAGGAAGAGTAACATAATTGCATTAAGTTTGCAACACAATATTTTATATCTTAAACATcctttaaacaacaaaaagacaaaactaataACAAAGGAGGCAACAGACTTACCTTGGTGTAAGGAAGGCGTTTGCTGAACGAGGCGTGAGAGGCTCAAATTTGAAGGATGACAAACCAACGGGAGCCTTGAACACAAAGCCCTCAGGTGCAAACGAGCATGGGGCCTCAACAGAGTGAGCTGGAGCCTGGTCCACCACCATGTCATCTTCCTCTGAGCTGGAGGGCGGGGGATTAAGTGTTTCAGGCTCCTACACGCAACAAAACCAGCAAACAGCAAACTAAAttttagtaaaaataaaaaagaaaattgtctGGACAGGTTGAACACAACTTTTGTAAAACAGAAATGCTCACCTTAGGGCCAAGAGCCTGGGTCGTGTCTGTGATAGCTGTTGTGTAtcaaaaagtaaatacattaaaataaagaaggaaattaGAAACTATTACTCCTGTTTTCATGggaaagtgaaaacagaatgGCCCTCATAAACTTTAAATACCTTCGCAGTTTCTTTGTCTGCCAGAAGGGGGAGGCATGGGGTTGGCAAGGGCTCTACTCCGTGTGGTTCTTACATCTGAAGGGTGGATGGGATATTTAAAAGTAAGTTTTCAGGAACGCACCATCTTTGTTTGCTACAACAATCTGGTCCCTAGTTTCTGTGTATTCATgccaaagggggggggggaactacctaaaacccccaaaaaataaaaacaaaaaacctacTGCTTTAATTCTGACTGTGGTTCATTGTATACCTGCTGCCCTGTCCTTGGATATGTCTTTCACTGCAGGAACTGCTGTAACAGGAGGCCTGTTGGCTGATCGGGTTGACAAAGGTCGCACAGTCGGCACTACTACAGAGTGGGATGACATGAGGCACAGACCAAGATGTAAATAAGGGAACGTGATCGTGTAAAACCAAAGCATGGCTGGTCTAGAGGTCCGGTTATGTTAATGAAATGTCCTTCTCATTGGTTACCTGCACAAACTCTGGTCTTGGTTGTAATTGGTGCTGGCGCAGGCTTAACAGGAGCTGCCCGGGATCTGGTTGACCTTTCCACGGTAGGTTCTGCTGTAGGAAGAGAAACAGATCAGCTGCTGTAGAAATAttaatgatcattttaaataaaaatttactttCAATTAATTTACCTTTCTTTGCCACAGTATTCATGTCTTGTTTCTTCAGAGGCTGTAGATatgttggaaaaagaaaatgatgcacAGAATGTCTGACAGCTTCTAATTTTATTGTAGTTAATAACAGAAATATGTTCAAgatttgagaggaaaaaagcacctgctgctgtttcattgaACGGGTCACTCTAGTACTCTGGGATGGAGCTATGTTCACTTTTGCCTagaaaaacaagtaaaattGACGTCGCTTGACGTCATTTAACTGTACtaaaatacacaatattttgtttgttgtaactTCACTTTTTCATTCCCAGTAGAGTTATAATTTACAGTAATAAATCTACCAACGAGTTTTTGCTCACCTCCTTAGCCCCTTTTGGAGCAGTTGGGACCACAGGCAGGGAAGCAATATCAAGGCCATCTTTATGATGATACAAGCCAGTCTTGAATACCCCTTTacgctccctttctctcttttctttctccttctcaaGAGCCTTTCGCTCTTTCCAGCGCTCAAGCTGTTTCAATCTCTCCTCCACTGCTGCACCTGTGAAAAAACGGGTGTTAGATGAGGTACAGGTTTTCTAAAATGATGAGCCCGAACAAGGGTGAGGTTCGAGTTGAAGCTGTAATAAAAAGTCAAGCATTACTTTTTGCAGGTTTTGTAGTGTTCTGCGTCTTCTCATGGATGGCTGACTTGTTGGCCATTGCCATGGAAGCATCCAGTGAAGACATTTCCAGCTCTACGAGCTTGTCTAGCTGCCTGCGTGTGTTCATGGTCCGTTCCCGATTCTCTTTCTGGGACTGAGACCTTCTGCGGGACATTTTCACCCTCAACATAGACACACTGGTGTCCCGCTGGCGCAGGTGAGCAAACCGAGACTCCATGATATCTGAGGACATAAGGAAGAAGAACATAAGCTGATGGGCCAGAGCAAGGCTGCATATATCTATATACATCTGTTATTACAGATAACTGTCTCTGTACATagtcagaaaaatgtgaaaatgatttaaagcagtactttgacaaaaaaaaaaaaaaaaaaaaaaatgctgacaatTTTCTTTCACTGAACAAATATTGAACGTAAAACCCAAACACACCCCAAAGGTTTATCAAAACATCATTATTGCGACGAGCTTTTCCATCTTGATAATATGAATTGCCTCTAAATATAGAAGCAAACTTGGACGAAATAACAAGAGCCATGTACATATATGATCAGCTTAAAGCGGAGTGACGAAACGTTAGGTTACGCCAAGCTAACGTTAACGTTGTTTATCGCGGACCAGTCGATAAAACTTCACTTAAAATAGCTCGGACTAGAACGAACATTTCGCTGTCgtaaataacacaaactgataccccccccaaaaaaaattcTTAAGCTGCACAATAATTTGTGATCTGAATGTTAGCCAAGAAGATAAAGTTCCGCTGACTGAAGAAACAAGCGGAAGCCACGAACCGAGTTAACTGTTCAGCCAGAATTGAAGCAGGAGAtttaaataaaggaaattaCCCACCTCGTCCTTTTCCTGACCGCACGAATTACAAAcaaatgtcttctttttgttAGGACCGTCCGGTTAAAACAaatatccaaacaaacaaaactggagCAGGAAACGGACGGACTGTATtcaggctgaaaacacaacaatcatGGCGGGTGAGTTTTTGAAAATTTTCTGCGGGGACGCTGATTGGCTGCAAGTCGATCAGCAACGttgagctctgattggctcttttcttcttcatcggATTTATTGTCTGTTGTGATAACCTGGACTTTGCTGCCACCTTCTGGTATGGAGCATGAAGTGTAACTGCACTAATTTAcgttttgtttggttgttgttaaTACAGttaatatgtattttatattcatagtaatccaaagcagaaaataaaaccaagagatatatttttatgaacTCTTATCTGATTTTGGTTTTAATCTGATTTCATCCTGTTTTGGCAAACAGGATAAGTAGATATTAATTACATTAGTAATTTCCTTGAATTATTGCAATTGTGACAAAATCATATCAGGAACTGAAGGTGGTGCTGGTGCTAGATGCTACTGGCATCACAATTATTCAGTTGTACTTCTTGACCATGAAATAACCATCATTTAACTAGTTGCATGTGTTAACAAAGCTTCACTTCATAAAGAGTTCCTCAGCAAAAACAAGGCAGATTTGTTCTTCTCACACAACAACCATTGGTGACAACTACCATCAACAGACAGGGCACACCTTATAATTATTGAGATTAAATGTTCAGTGCCTTAATCAGCatctgaagcaaaaaaaaaaaaaaaaaaaaaaaaagacttacagAGTAAAATTAATTCTTAATTTATTTCAAGTTAGGGTAATTGTTTACAAACCACCTTTGACATGATGacatcttattttgaaagtatCTGATCATCAAAGGAACCTGGACTAAACTGTTCTGTGCATGTCTGCCTTTCAGTTAGCTTTGTCACACTGTGTGTATAGAAAAATGCATGAGCAATATGTAATCTGAAAGAAATtgaataaacagcaaaaaaaaatcctaaaaatatgtacaaataaaaagaaagaaaataaagtaaatgtacagtaaaaatctggatttttaCACATAATTACAAGAggaaattacaatttttttataggttaaataaaaaaaaaacttagtgAGAAGgctttttattgtattttttattttacaatgcAATTATTGCATTACGCTGATGCTGTCATGATACCCTGCAACACTGACAGTTTTTAGTGTGTTGAAACATCTCTGGGCTCTATCAGTCCAAGAAGAATATGTTGTTGAACTGTGTTGCACAAAGCCTCTTAACCTCCTCTGTGGaagagaaaagataaaaggGCATTAAGGGTGAAGTGGAGATTAAGCATCAAGGCAGATTGTCTGTTGTGGTAGTCATGACACAGATTTACATTTGCCAGGTGGTGGAGACATACCGTTTACTTCAATCAGATTGGCGTTCTTCTGGTTCAGGATAACATAAAGTTCTCTCTGATCTGACTTCTTGCCGACTACCCAGTAGTCTGTCATTGCTTTTACGAtgatttcttcatcttcatcgaCCCTGGCACACAGATAGAATTGTATTTTGGTGTAACTAAGATGATATTTACTTATGCAGTCTACAATATGATATTAAACAATTTAATGACCTTAAAATCAATATTAAATCACTTAAGAATCATGGTAAGTAAAACAGCATCTGCATCAAAATAGGAACTGATATTGACACTGGGAATGTCAGAGCTGCTGTATGCCCCGAAGACTGAAAATGGGATGTTCACATGACTCGAATCTCATGACTTCATCAGATGGTAAGTTTGCATAGTTCCCAGCAGCATCACATTATGTatgaaaacaacacagctgTGCTGGCATCCAAAAAATGTTGAGTTTGtggttttacacattttctttcttgggtttgtgaaacacaacacaaaagtaaaagtttCCACTATTAATACCAACCAATTATATCTACTTTTCAGTTCCTCCTGTGAAGGAATGCACTGAGCTGACAGAGCTTGTCGTTTGGAAAAGCTCTTTCACGTATtggatgtgttttattaaaatgaatacaGCTACAAAGTTGCTCAGCTAATATTCACAGTTTTACCTGGCAAAGTCACAGTTAATGTCTCCCAGGATCTTCATGAGGTCAGGATGGACAGAGGTCAGGCAAACGCTGGCAGTCTTCCTCATGTGGATGGTGCTCTTCTCTGCCAGGTTCATGTGGTTGAAGTAGATGAACTTAAACTGGGGCTCCTTCTCTGGTCTGAGCAATCAGGAAGAAAACATAACTCAAACAAAGACTGgacaaaaagaaatcacaaatcGGTATCTACTACAATCGACTAAGAAACAAGTTCTGCATTTTGATATCTCCTCTGTCCACCCACCCAAAAGTTAGCTGAGAGCACACTTATTATGGTAACAGTGCTGTAATTGCATCTCTGGAAGTGTGGGTGtgaacacccacacacatttcTATCTACTTTGCATCGATTTACAGTTCCATCAGGCTGAATCAGGACACAGAACTGGATGCAAGCTGAGGAATTTAGAGGAGCATTATTTATTCAGAGAATTCTTCACTAGAGTGATTGAAAAGGAGCCCGCCAAATTGTCCTGGCCAGGGAATCCAGTTTTAGATTACAGGACAGGGTGTATGTGAAGTGAACTATTGGAATTAACGGAGCGCTGGTCAGGATGCTAGTCTTTAAAAGCACACTGCTTGAGTTACCCCTAAGTGGTGCCATGATGATATCCAGTTGTATCAGAGTCTCATCTATCTTTGCCAGCCTGGCTGATTACACACAAACTGCAAGCAAACGTATGCCAAACAACATGGATGCTGTGAACACAGGATATAAAAACTGGATTTTCTGTTCAGGTTCAAACTAAAGCTAATACTCTTCTGCTACATTGttgctgatattttttcatACTTTAGAAATAGTTTTGTTCCTGTATTGAACATGGTGCTGAAATAAATTCATTTGTGTTAAttgtattaataataattaacttATACGTGACATCTGTTTCTTATTCCAACTCTTTGAATATGTGAATTTCATTGGGCATTTTATGTAacttattttattcattgtttttctacttttaaGTGATCCATAGTGGACACAAACAATATTATCAGCATCAGCAACATTGTGGTGACACACTATAGCAGCAGCACAGTCTGTTACATATACACAAGAACATGATGATGCTTCTGCACTAAAGCTTTTTCCCTGTTTGATTGGTTCAGTGATGCTGATCCAATTACAACACCTGAGGTGAAAGtgaacaggacaaaaacaaaaccgtgAGTTATAAATGAAGATAGTGGTGGATTCTCAACTGACCCTGATATCCTGCGGTTAATGGTGAACTGTTCACATATATCAGATGCCAGCAAGGTAAGCTGAGGGCCCACCAAGCTGTCCAGTTGTTCACAGAACTCCCTTGTCAGCTCCActgaagctggaaaaaaatgcaggaggGAAGGGTCGcagttgaagaaaaaacatgataTTTCAGCTTTACACAAGCAGCAGAATGATCCAAATAGCATAAAACAGCAAAGTAATAAAACAGGATTCTCAGACATCTCagagcagaaaggaaaataaataaaattttatcatAAATGTGTTGGTTTGTACTCACCACTGACCATAAAACAAGCAGCGGCGCTCATTGCCTGGGGAAGAGCAGATGAGTGCAGGTGAAATGCAAACTCAAGGTCACGGGGTTAGAAATGACATTAATGTGATGATGAGCATTGTGGCACGTacttcatcattttaaaactcTGCTGTCTAATCCCAAAAATCCATATCATTTGATAGAGCAGTAGAATAGTCCATTCTAAATCCACTGTTCATAAACAAATCCTCTAGTCACAGATTATGAGAATCACCctaaaaatgaataacaaaattCTTCCTGTTTTAATATGTTGAAATACTCCAGTATGAGTATGAACGATTCATGTGATTGAATCTGCAGGCTGTCAGGAAATAGTAGCATATAGATATTCATTTATCAGTAATACCTTATAGACAATCAGATGCAGCTCCTCATAGCCGTCCCCTGTGCTGacaaatatttttggaaatCGAAATTTGGCCTCGGGATCTTTAAGGTTGGTAGGTCCTGTCAAAAACCTGGAGATAAAAGTACATATTCAGATAATGTGAGTGAAATTCACAACGATTATCTGACAGACAGAATTacaaatgagagaaaaggaaTAAGCTCCCTAGAAACCCAAAAGGCCGTGATACTAATAGAAATACAAGAAACTCAAGAGCAGAGGAACTGAAAATGTTCAGTAGTTCTTGAACAAAGGAATGGCTGTGAGGTGATTCAAATCATGGAGTCTTGGGATCATGAAATTCTGACCATTTCAGGATCAGTTATCTTGATGCTCAGTATTGGTATTTTTCCCAAATGTGGTTGGTTGAACCACTAACAGCTAAAACCTCTTGATATTTTTGCCACATAGGACACATCCTACCTACTAAAGTGCAGCTGGACTGCACACAACCACAAAATGgtaattttaattttgcaaaTTCCTTTCCTCAGTTCTACGATCAATCCACGTCGTTCAACCCTTCAGTCCTCCATGACTGATCCTAATGATAAGATCATAACTTAACTGATGTGCTGTAACCACAGTGGAATTCATGGATGACATTTAACATTAAGTGGAACCATTTGAATTGGAAGGCATGTCTATGTGCTATGTGTAGCTTTGCCTGCACGGATCTCCAAGTCCAGTCCAGATATTTTTACATCAGTTGTAATGACTTTTTCTAGCTTTTATCGAGTGACATTTATAATTTATTGTGTCTAACCCAATTAGAGCtgtaaaatctgtaaaaatgaGGTGTCACCAGGAGCCAGAGTCGGactgctgcagcagccacaCTTCCCCTTCGGAAACCAGTTACATCAAGCAGCATATAGAAAGTTTTGATCAGATAGTAGATCCCTGAGCTGGGAATTACAATTAACTGGAAGCTTTCTGTTCTCAATGTTGGGAATATTAGTCACATTTTATGCATAGAAACACCGTAGCAACATGCCCACAGACAGAAGGAGTCTTGTAGTGTACGTCTGAGATagttattattaaattaaaattacatttccaaCTTTCCAGTTTAAATGGAATGCACCATTACTCAAGGGAGTTCCCAACTTGCAATCTAATTTGGTTCATTAAAAGCAAAGCTCAATGCTTGCTCAACTGATACAACAACCAAGTTCTACTTTCATATTAATCCTATCCATGCAAAAGATGTTGGTCCACAGATATACAAAAAGACACATACCTTCCATAGTGCAACAAATTCCCTGCAACCTCTGGCCTCAGAGGAGAGTCCCTGCCAGCCAACTAAGAGCAGAAAATAATAGCAAATGTGATATTACTCTGAAAGCAGTATATATGGCTTATTTTATGGTCCTGTATACTGTCTGGATCTTAAGTACATCTGTCAGTTGTATACACCCATTTGCTCACCTCTGGTTCAGAG
Above is a genomic segment from Echeneis naucrates chromosome 19, fEcheNa1.1, whole genome shotgun sequence containing:
- the dlgap5 gene encoding disks large-associated protein 5 isoform X3; protein product: MESRFAHLRQRDTSVSMLRVKMSRRRSQSQKENRERTMNTRRQLDKLVELEMSSLDASMAMANKSAIHEKTQNTTKPAKTVEERLKQLERWKERKALEKEKEKRERERKGVFKTGLYHHKDGLDIASLPVVPTAPKGAKEAKVNIAPSQSTRVTRSMKQQQPLKKQDMNTVAKKAEPTVERSTRSRAAPVKPAPAPITTKTRVCAVVPTVRPLSTRSANRPPVTAVPAVKDISKDRAADVRTTRSRALANPMPPPSGRQRNCEAITDTTQALGPKEPETLNPPPSSSEEDDMVVDQAPAHSVEAPCSFAPEGFVFKAPVGLSSFKFEPLTPRSANAFLTPSTTFSLPTPPVFNDEPQSESSGPSLYKSPHRSPLCTSPTAVPPTSASPLESKHDVPYFRSEITNETDRLTALCVQWESKVEEESIPEEMRDKMRTAIGQARLLMKERFNQFSGLVDDCELGRGEKITTCTDLQGFWDMVYFQVEDINKKFEALKEAEGRGWVEGQKPPPQLRKVVKRPSAAPAKPTGDTAAAKSRLAAVKAAMKAKKQAAEAARAANNAAKSEDDPSLNSKEPQPQAESKMPDTVVFDGGFFQVQSPAKPPGSKRRSSRLSAAVLPQASPCSNYLTPRRVTRRSLALAKTPVQTLASPAQPVLTPARLQITHDQTPAQAPNSQHGTPQSTKRRQDNVNISLCFSPVKEVLSDDTQPERSSAQQAEAVSMEDNPVLPVHSLPSISVVQEQDKPAEADNVDLSVSPRHALSPCKTPSIVSKAHEPPSSMSFTLSPCVSPSQPSISSPPTVQGHVEALGSDCCTLDSSIVEEIPGLDFERYFQPSQRCSLSPSVAIETLSPMAVDIEMESPRSQSEDLLTQQEPALSAVPSVLSTVSPQVQTAESALLLFTPNTKDWIRQSVCPSDLMVFTPPSNV
- the dlgap5 gene encoding disks large-associated protein 5 isoform X2, whose product is MESRFAHLRQRDTSVSMLRVKMSRRRSQSQKENRERTMNTRRQLDKLVELEMSSLDASMAMANKSAIHEKTQNTTKPAKSAAVEERLKQLERWKERKALEKEKEKRERERKGVFKTGLYHHKDGLDIASLPVVPTAPKGAKEAKVNIAPSQSTRVTRSMKQQQPLKKQDMNTVAKKEPTVERSTRSRAAPVKPAPAPITTKTRVCAVVPTVRPLSTRSANRPPVTAVPAVKDISKDRAADVRTTRSRALANPMPPPSGRQRNCEAITDTTQALGPKEPETLNPPPSSSEEDDMVVDQAPAHSVEAPCSFAPEGFVFKAPVGLSSFKFEPLTPRSANAFLTPSTTFSLPTPPVFNDEPQSESSGPSLYKSPHRSPLCTSPTAVPPTSASPLESKHDVPYFRSEITNETDRLTALCVQWESKVEEESIPEEMRDKMRTAIGQARLLMKERFNQFSGLVDDCELGRGEKITTCTDLQGFWDMVYFQVEDINKKFEALKEAEGRGWVEGQKPPPQLRKVVKRPSAAPAKPTGDTAAAKSRLAAVKAAMKAKKQAAEAARAANNAAKSEDDPSLNSKEPQPQAESKMPDTVVFDGGFFQVQSPAKPPGSKRRSSRLSAAVLPQASPCSNYLTPRRVTRRSLALAKTPVQTLASPAQPVLTPARLQITHDQTPAQAPNSQHGTPQSTKRRQDNVNISLCFSPVKEVLSDDTQPERSSAQQAEAVSMEDNPVLPVHSLPSISVVQEQDKPAEADNVDLSVSPRHALSPCKTPSIVSKAHEPPSSMSFTLSPCVSPSQPSISSPPTVQGHVEALGSDCCTLDSSIVEEIPGLDFERYFQPSQRCSLSPSVAIETLSPMAVDIEMESPRSQSEDLLTQQEPALSAVPSVLSTVSPQVQTAESALLLFTPNTKDWIRQSVCPSDLMVFTPPSNV
- the dlgap5 gene encoding disks large-associated protein 5 isoform X1 codes for the protein MESRFAHLRQRDTSVSMLRVKMSRRRSQSQKENRERTMNTRRQLDKLVELEMSSLDASMAMANKSAIHEKTQNTTKPAKSAAVEERLKQLERWKERKALEKEKEKRERERKGVFKTGLYHHKDGLDIASLPVVPTAPKGAKEAKVNIAPSQSTRVTRSMKQQQPLKKQDMNTVAKKAEPTVERSTRSRAAPVKPAPAPITTKTRVCAVVPTVRPLSTRSANRPPVTAVPAVKDISKDRAADVRTTRSRALANPMPPPSGRQRNCEAITDTTQALGPKEPETLNPPPSSSEEDDMVVDQAPAHSVEAPCSFAPEGFVFKAPVGLSSFKFEPLTPRSANAFLTPSTTFSLPTPPVFNDEPQSESSGPSLYKSPHRSPLCTSPTAVPPTSASPLESKHDVPYFRSEITNETDRLTALCVQWESKVEEESIPEEMRDKMRTAIGQARLLMKERFNQFSGLVDDCELGRGEKITTCTDLQGFWDMVYFQVEDINKKFEALKEAEGRGWVEGQKPPPQLRKVVKRPSAAPAKPTGDTAAAKSRLAAVKAAMKAKKQAAEAARAANNAAKSEDDPSLNSKEPQPQAESKMPDTVVFDGGFFQVQSPAKPPGSKRRSSRLSAAVLPQASPCSNYLTPRRVTRRSLALAKTPVQTLASPAQPVLTPARLQITHDQTPAQAPNSQHGTPQSTKRRQDNVNISLCFSPVKEVLSDDTQPERSSAQQAEAVSMEDNPVLPVHSLPSISVVQEQDKPAEADNVDLSVSPRHALSPCKTPSIVSKAHEPPSSMSFTLSPCVSPSQPSISSPPTVQGHVEALGSDCCTLDSSIVEEIPGLDFERYFQPSQRCSLSPSVAIETLSPMAVDIEMESPRSQSEDLLTQQEPALSAVPSVLSTVSPQVQTAESALLLFTPNTKDWIRQSVCPSDLMVFTPPSNV
- the dlgap5 gene encoding disks large-associated protein 5 isoform X4, with translation MESRFAHLRQRDTSVSMLRVKMSRRRSQSQKENRERTMNTRRQLDKLVELEMSSLDASMAMANKSAIHEKTQNTTKPAKSAAVEERLKQLERWKERKALEKEKEKRERERKGVFKTGLYHHKDGLDIASLPVVPTAPKGAKEAKVNIAPSQSTRVTRSMKQQQPLKKQDMNTVAKKAEPTVERSTRSRAAPVKPAPAPITTKTRVCAVVPTVRPLSTRSANRPPVTAVPAVKDISKDRAADVRTTRSRALANPMPPPSGRQRNCEAITDTTQALGPKEPETLNPPPSSSEEDDMVVDQAPAHSVEAPCSFAPEGFVFKAPVGLSSFKFEPLTPRSANAFLTPSTTFSLPTPPVFNDEPQSESSGPSLYKSPHRSPLCTSPTAVPPTSASPLESKHDVPYFRSEITNETDRLTALCVQWESKVEEESIPEEMRDKMRTAIGQARLLMKERFNQFSGLVDDCELGRGEKITTCTDLQGFWDMVYFQVEDINKKFEALKEAEGRGWVEGQKPPPQLRKVVKRPSAAPAKPTGDTAAAKSRLAAVKAAMKAKKQAAEAARAANNAAKSEDDPSLNSKEPQPQAESKMPDTVVFDGGFFQVQSPAKPPGSKRRSSRLSAAVLPQASPCSNYLTPRRVTRRSLALAKTPVQTLASPAQPVLTPARLQITHDQTPAQAPNSQHGTPQSTKRRQDNEQDKPAEADNVDLSVSPRHALSPCKTPSIVSKAHEPPSSMSFTLSPCVSPSQPSISSPPTVQGHVEALGSDCCTLDSSIVEEIPGLDFERYFQPSQRCSLSPSVAIETLSPMAVDIEMESPRSQSEDLLTQQEPALSAVPSVLSTVSPQVQTAESALLLFTPNTKDWIRQSVCPSDLMVFTPPSNV